Proteins encoded in a region of the Acidobacteriota bacterium genome:
- a CDS encoding VWA domain-containing protein — MKQHPKCKQFIFAAFLVAAFSLFVGIPTFAQTTSQQSQDPIQQTIKIPTTLVNVPVIVTDRFGRFITGLNRSDFNVHEDGISQKIEDFSSTEAPFNVALLIDTSRSTQNKLGHIRKAALEFIKQLQPNDKVMVVTFDEQVRFVSDFTSNRAELERAVKSLKSSYLTSLYDAIYRTITEKMLPIQGRKAIVLLTDGVDTASKKATFSSSLDLVAATGIISYAIQYETRNDGAPIMKPIFLPGRPSNSFVSQSETGSTSLQDQTKPQPQPPPESNQPFVKIPFQTGSIFGGAPTSSSPNLEPSTRVNSQIQQPVRDRYLIAADFLRSLAAQSGARYIRAENIENTSFAFQLIAEELRHQYTLSYLSSNEQKDGKYRSITVRVSNPDLVVRARLGYRVSQEQEEADGDKKPAVLPRP; from the coding sequence ATGAAACAGCACCCAAAATGTAAGCAATTTATTTTTGCGGCTTTTCTTGTCGCGGCTTTTTCATTATTTGTCGGCATTCCGACCTTCGCTCAAACTACAAGTCAGCAATCCCAGGATCCCATACAGCAAACGATCAAAATTCCGACCACGCTGGTCAACGTACCGGTGATTGTCACAGATCGTTTTGGCCGATTTATCACTGGACTCAACCGTTCGGATTTCAATGTGCATGAAGACGGAATTTCTCAAAAAATCGAGGACTTCTCTTCCACAGAGGCCCCGTTCAATGTTGCCTTGCTGATTGACACCAGCAGAAGCACACAAAATAAACTCGGCCATATACGCAAAGCCGCCCTGGAATTCATCAAACAGCTTCAACCAAACGATAAGGTCATGGTCGTCACGTTCGATGAACAAGTTCGTTTCGTCAGTGACTTCACCAGCAATCGTGCTGAGTTGGAGCGTGCCGTGAAATCGTTAAAAAGCAGCTATCTGACAAGTCTTTACGACGCCATTTACCGGACAATCACCGAAAAAATGCTTCCCATCCAGGGACGTAAAGCGATCGTGCTTTTGACTGACGGCGTTGACACTGCTAGCAAAAAAGCCACTTTTTCAAGTTCGCTGGACCTGGTTGCTGCCACAGGCATCATCAGTTATGCAATTCAATATGAAACCCGAAATGATGGCGCCCCCATCATGAAGCCTATTTTTCTGCCGGGACGACCATCGAATTCGTTTGTTTCGCAATCTGAAACGGGATCAACTTCTTTACAGGACCAGACCAAGCCTCAACCGCAGCCTCCACCTGAGTCCAATCAACCATTTGTCAAAATCCCCTTTCAGACCGGTTCGATCTTTGGCGGAGCCCCTACATCATCCAGCCCCAACCTGGAGCCTTCGACTCGTGTGAACTCTCAGATTCAACAACCTGTTCGGGACCGTTATTTGATTGCGGCAGACTTTCTTCGCAGTTTGGCAGCTCAATCCGGCGCTCGCTACATTCGGGCTGAAAATATTGAAAACACATCATTTGCTTTTCAATTGATTGCCGAGGAGCTGCGCCACCAATACACCTTGTCATACCTGTCCTCGAACGAACAGAAAGACGGTAAATATCGAAGCATTACTGTCAGAGTAAGCAATCCTGATTTGGTTGTCAGAGCGAGATTGGGTTACAGGGTTTCGCAAGAACAAGAAGAGGCTGATGGCGACAAAAAGCCCGCTGTTTTGCCGAGGCCGTAA
- a CDS encoding alpha/beta hydrolase — protein MKLIFRCCLMGFLLFVALSMPQIQQGAELKPDDRFAKLDSMKIHYQNYGKGNEALIFVHGWTCNLTFWKANIPTFVGQTRVIAVDLPGHGQSEKPDLAYTMKLYAQAVEAVMRDAKVSRSTLVGHSMGAPVLWQFYHNFPEKTRALVIVDGTLKAMGTRESMKAFLDPLRLPAYRANAEKTVDYLTQGMKDPKVRAEVKTAMVNAPQHTMVSAFEGMLDPTIWPTATDKIKVPTLAIMANNGNWNSDYEKYVRELVPGIEYQLWSGVSHFVMMDEPQKFNETVLAFLKKNSLIK, from the coding sequence ATGAAACTGATTTTTCGCTGTTGCTTGATGGGATTTCTGCTGTTCGTTGCGCTTTCGATGCCACAAATCCAACAAGGCGCCGAACTCAAACCAGACGACCGCTTTGCCAAGCTGGATTCGATGAAAATCCATTACCAGAACTACGGCAAAGGCAATGAAGCTTTGATTTTTGTTCACGGTTGGACGTGCAATTTAACGTTCTGGAAAGCGAACATTCCCACTTTCGTTGGTCAAACGCGCGTTATCGCTGTTGACCTTCCCGGACACGGCCAGAGCGAAAAACCTGACCTTGCCTACACAATGAAGTTATATGCGCAAGCAGTGGAAGCCGTCATGCGCGATGCCAAGGTCTCCAGGTCAACGCTTGTCGGTCACAGCATGGGAGCGCCGGTTTTGTGGCAGTTCTATCACAACTTTCCGGAAAAAACGCGCGCGTTGGTGATTGTGGACGGCACATTGAAAGCAATGGGCACGCGCGAATCCATGAAAGCCTTCCTCGATCCGCTGCGATTGCCCGCATACCGAGCCAACGCCGAAAAGACAGTTGATTACCTGACGCAGGGGATGAAAGACCCCAAAGTGCGCGCCGAGGTCAAAACCGCAATGGTCAACGCCCCGCAACACACGATGGTCAGCGCATTTGAAGGCATGTTGGATCCGACGATCTGGCCGACAGCGACCGATAAAATCAAAGTGCCGACACTGGCGATTATGGCGAACAACGGCAACTGGAATTCGGATTATGAAAAATATGTCCGCGAACTCGTTCCCGGCATCGAGTATCAGCTTTGGTCCGGCGTCAGCCATTTTGTAATGATGGACGAACCTCAAAAATTCAACGAAACAGTGCTGGCATTTTTGAAGAAGAACAGTTTGATCAAATGA
- a CDS encoding quinone oxidoreductase — protein sequence MKAIVVETCGGPESLVYRDAENPAPKAGEALVKLEAVGLNYIDVYHRTGLYPLPRPFIPGMEAAGTVEAVGEGVTEVAVGDRVAYAMQVGAYAEYATVQSWRLVKVPDGVSSEQAAAAMLQGMTAHYLVTSTYHLKAGETALIHAAAGGVGLLLIQMTKNIGARAIGTVSTEAKAQLARKAGADDIILYTGQDFEAETRRLTDGKGVQVVYDSVGQTTFLKSLNCLSPRGMLALFGQSSGPVAAFDPALLAQKGSLFLTRPSLAAYAATRGELLWRAGELFDWINSGKLKLRIEKTFPLADAAEAHRQLEGRKTTGKVLLIP from the coding sequence ATGAAAGCAATTGTTGTCGAAACCTGTGGCGGGCCGGAATCGCTGGTTTATCGCGACGCCGAAAACCCAGCGCCCAAAGCTGGCGAAGCATTGGTCAAATTGGAAGCCGTCGGGTTGAACTACATTGACGTGTATCACCGCACGGGGCTGTATCCATTGCCGCGTCCGTTCATTCCCGGCATGGAAGCCGCCGGAACTGTCGAAGCCGTTGGCGAAGGCGTCACTGAAGTTGCTGTTGGCGACCGTGTTGCTTATGCAATGCAGGTCGGAGCTTATGCCGAATATGCGACGGTTCAATCGTGGCGGCTGGTCAAAGTACCTGACGGAGTCAGCAGCGAACAAGCCGCCGCCGCGATGTTGCAAGGTATGACGGCGCATTACCTGGTGACCTCGACTTATCATCTGAAAGCCGGTGAAACTGCGCTGATTCACGCAGCGGCTGGCGGCGTGGGGCTGTTGTTGATCCAGATGACAAAAAATATCGGCGCTCGCGCCATCGGAACCGTTTCGACCGAAGCTAAAGCCCAACTCGCCCGCAAAGCCGGAGCCGATGACATCATTCTATACACCGGACAGGACTTTGAAGCCGAAACTCGGCGGTTGACTGACGGCAAAGGTGTGCAGGTCGTTTACGATTCTGTTGGCCAAACGACGTTTTTGAAAAGCCTGAACTGTTTGTCGCCGCGCGGAATGCTGGCACTGTTCGGACAATCCAGCGGGCCGGTTGCGGCATTCGATCCAGCGTTGCTCGCGCAAAAAGGCTCGCTGTTTTTAACCCGGCCAAGCCTTGCTGCTTATGCCGCAACGCGCGGAGAACTGCTCTGGCGAGCGGGAGAACTCTTCGACTGGATCAACTCCGGGAAACTGAAGCTGAGGATTGAAAAGACTTTCCCGCTGGCCGATGCCGCCGAAGCGCATCGCCAACTGGAAGGTCGAAAGACGACTGGAAAGGTGCTGCTGATTCCTTGA
- the nusB gene encoding transcription antitermination factor NusB, with translation MGARRRARECALQMLFSFDVTRPSLEELLDSFWGELAEASEEVRGFANELAAGTIQHLDEIDDRIKLRTEHWRIPRMAVVDRNLLRMAVFEFLYQPNTPRTVAINEALEIARRFSTSESTQFINGILDAIKRDLETHSPQELTAVGLAQHMG, from the coding sequence ATGGGTGCTCGGCGTAGAGCGCGCGAATGTGCGCTACAAATGCTTTTCTCATTCGATGTGACGCGCCCGTCACTCGAAGAACTTTTGGACTCTTTCTGGGGAGAGTTGGCGGAAGCGTCGGAAGAAGTACGCGGATTTGCTAACGAATTGGCAGCGGGAACCATCCAACATTTGGATGAGATTGATGACCGCATCAAGCTTCGAACAGAACATTGGCGGATTCCTCGCATGGCCGTTGTTGATCGAAACTTGCTGCGAATGGCGGTCTTTGAATTTCTCTACCAACCCAATACTCCCAGAACTGTTGCAATCAACGAGGCATTGGAAATCGCCCGGCGATTTTCAACCAGTGAATCAACACAGTTCATTAATGGAATACTGGATGCGATTAAACGCGATCTGGAGACGCATTCGCCTCAAGAGTTGACAGCCGTCGGGCTAGCCCAACATATGGGCTGA
- a CDS encoding DUF971 domain-containing protein, producing MATEVLPESLELTDGDSVLQIVWDDGHVSRLCLAVLRADCPCASCKGHHPSQSLNLKAEQFPDIRITDLASVGRYAYSISWSDGHNTGLYTLRSLRDMENSA from the coding sequence ATGGCAACCGAAGTTCTTCCGGAATCGCTGGAACTGACGGACGGCGATTCCGTGCTGCAAATCGTGTGGGATGACGGCCACGTCAGCCGTCTATGCCTGGCTGTACTGCGCGCGGATTGTCCCTGCGCCAGTTGCAAAGGCCACCATCCGTCGCAAAGCCTGAACCTGAAAGCCGAACAATTCCCGGACATTCGCATTACCGACTTGGCGTCCGTCGGTCGGTACGCATACAGCATCAGTTGGAGCGACGGCCATAACACAGGGCTGTATACGCTGCGTTCGCTGCGCGATATGGAAAACTCTGCCTGA
- a CDS encoding DUF1232 domain-containing protein, with protein MAENKIARIDQYNNRKEAKGFLKSVIMLIPNFLLLMGRLFKDSRVPLAEKAMLVGAIAYVISPLDLLPDVIPVIGQIDDLYLIALVVLRLLARTDDAVLQEHWDGRGDLVSIVNKIVRAAQFVLPKRMQRILLGRIDIAPKIKGGIISSPAAVEDIDDARERQARR; from the coding sequence ATGGCAGAAAACAAAATCGCAAGAATTGATCAGTACAACAATCGCAAAGAAGCCAAAGGATTTTTGAAGAGCGTGATTATGCTCATTCCCAATTTCCTGTTGCTGATGGGAAGGCTTTTTAAGGATTCGCGCGTGCCCCTGGCGGAAAAAGCAATGCTGGTCGGAGCGATTGCTTACGTGATTTCGCCGCTTGATTTGTTGCCGGATGTAATTCCGGTCATTGGCCAGATAGATGATTTGTACCTGATCGCGCTGGTCGTTTTACGGTTGCTGGCCAGAACGGACGATGCGGTGTTGCAGGAACACTGGGATGGCCGTGGCGATCTGGTTTCCATCGTCAACAAAATTGTTCGCGCGGCGCAGTTCGTATTGCCGAAGCGAATGCAGCGAATTTTGCTTGGCCGCATTGACATCGCGCCGAAAATCAAAGGCGGGATTATTTCCTCGCCTGCCGCCGTGGAAGACATTGACGACGCCAGAGAGCGTCAGGCGCGGCGTTGA
- a CDS encoding GDP-mannose 4,6-dehydratase yields the protein MTFSFWNNRTAFVTGATGFVGSYVARMLVEQGARVVCLQRDEVRANSLDVFDLRRRVTVVNGTIEDHALMERILAEYEIEAVFHLAAQAIVGAANRSPLSTFEANIRGTYFLLEACRRSETVKRVVVASSDKAYGSHDDLPYEEHYPLLGLFPYDASKACKDILARSFAHTYGTPVTVSRFANIYGPGDMNLSRIIPGTILSVLRDEAPIIRSDGTPVREFVHADDVARGYLLLAEKIADTKGEAFNFGAGDPVQMLDLVNRIIRLAGKEGQIKPQVMLDHKIEREIDAQYLSAGKAESRLGWRAEINLDHGLLQTIDWYRANLEKLS from the coding sequence ATGACTTTCTCTTTTTGGAATAACCGGACGGCGTTCGTCACTGGGGCGACCGGTTTCGTCGGATCGTATGTCGCCAGAATGCTGGTCGAACAAGGCGCGCGCGTCGTTTGTTTGCAGCGCGACGAAGTGCGCGCCAACTCGCTGGATGTGTTTGACCTTCGCCGCCGCGTCACCGTCGTCAACGGCACGATTGAAGATCACGCGTTGATGGAACGGATTCTGGCCGAGTACGAAATCGAAGCCGTCTTCCATCTAGCTGCACAAGCCATCGTCGGCGCAGCCAACCGTTCACCGCTTTCGACCTTTGAAGCCAACATTCGCGGAACGTATTTTTTACTGGAAGCCTGCCGCCGCTCGGAAACCGTCAAACGTGTGGTCGTTGCCTCCAGCGACAAAGCCTACGGTTCACATGACGATTTGCCGTACGAAGAGCATTACCCGCTGCTGGGGCTGTTTCCCTACGACGCTTCCAAAGCCTGCAAAGACATTCTGGCGCGTTCATTTGCGCACACCTACGGAACGCCCGTGACGGTTTCGCGCTTTGCGAACATTTACGGGCCTGGCGATATGAACCTGTCGCGGATTATTCCGGGGACGATTCTGTCCGTGCTTCGCGATGAAGCGCCGATCATTCGCAGTGACGGAACGCCGGTGCGTGAATTCGTTCACGCCGATGATGTCGCGCGCGGGTATTTGCTGCTGGCGGAAAAGATCGCAGATACAAAAGGCGAAGCGTTCAACTTCGGCGCAGGCGATCCGGTGCAAATGCTTGATCTGGTCAACCGCATCATTCGGCTGGCAGGCAAAGAAGGCCAAATCAAACCGCAAGTGATGTTGGATCACAAAATCGAGCGTGAGATTGATGCTCAATACTTGTCGGCGGGCAAAGCCGAATCGCGGCTCGGCTGGCGAGCAGAAATCAACCTGGATCATGGCCTGCTTCAAACGATTGACTGGTATCGAGCTAACTTGGAAAAGCTGAGTTAA
- a CDS encoding NTP transferase domain-containing protein: MKIVILCGGKGTRLGEHGATVPKGLIEIGGQPVLWHIMKLYQHFGLNEFVLCLGFLGNEIKRHFTEHYFLDREPLYGELAPSADLTGDFQLRWQHADGNELTITFADTGNETNTGGRIQRIEQYLGNDETFCVTYGDGLSNVDLKALIEFHRSHGRTATLTAVHPRSNFGIIKLNDESAVTDFEEKPVMQEWINGGFFVFNRRLFKYLTDDCVLEREPLERLAAERQLIAYQHSGFWKCMDTYKDNVEFNQLWDAGQADWKVWDQ, encoded by the coding sequence ATGAAGATAGTCATTTTATGCGGCGGAAAAGGAACTCGGTTGGGCGAACACGGCGCAACCGTGCCGAAAGGGCTGATCGAAATCGGCGGCCAGCCAGTGCTCTGGCACATTATGAAGCTGTACCAGCATTTCGGATTGAATGAGTTCGTCTTGTGCCTTGGCTTTCTGGGTAATGAAATCAAGCGGCATTTCACCGAGCATTATTTTCTGGATCGCGAGCCGCTGTACGGCGAACTGGCTCCGTCTGCTGATCTGACAGGTGATTTTCAACTGCGCTGGCAACACGCGGACGGCAACGAATTGACCATCACCTTTGCCGACACGGGAAACGAAACCAACACCGGCGGACGTATCCAACGGATCGAACAATATCTGGGAAACGACGAAACTTTCTGTGTGACTTATGGCGATGGTTTGTCGAACGTTGACTTGAAAGCGTTGATTGAATTTCACCGTTCGCACGGGCGGACAGCAACGCTGACGGCGGTTCATCCGCGCTCGAATTTCGGGATTATCAAATTGAACGACGAATCCGCCGTCACGGATTTTGAAGAAAAACCGGTCATGCAGGAATGGATCAATGGTGGCTTTTTCGTCTTCAACCGCCGACTGTTTAAATACCTGACCGACGATTGCGTGCTGGAACGCGAGCCGCTGGAACGGCTGGCTGCCGAGCGGCAGTTGATCGCCTACCAGCATTCCGGCTTCTGGAAGTGCATGGACACATATAAAGACAACGTCGAATTCAATCAACTTTGGGATGCCGGGCAGGCGGATTGGAAAGTTTGGGACCAATGA